One part of the Candidatus Aegiribacteria sp. genome encodes these proteins:
- a CDS encoding NADH-quinone oxidoreductase subunit NuoF has translation MSAMNKMKLDQLAQNGMESLYPEQIRISVGMATCGLATGAQAVFDEFEKILKQTGFNAVLSKTGCLGFCQREPIVDLFIPGIPRLTYVEMTPEIVTDFMDALEDGNIPKDNLLCKYDKELLLDDVFREFDLIEKQDELSGVPLYEDIPFFSKQQKIALRNCGIIDPGSIEEYIARGGYRALLKVLGGMTSEALIEEVKSSGLRGRGGGGFPTGLKWEYTRKTEAPDRYIVCNADEGDPGAYMDRSILEGDPHSIIEGMIIGGYAIGASTGFIYCRTEYPLAIERLVVALDQAHENGLLGENIFDSGFSFDIQIREGSGAFVCGEETSLMHSIEGVSPEPGNRPPFPSESGLWENPTNINNVETWANIPAIVTKGSGWYSGIGTEKSKGTKVFSLVGKVRNNGLVEVPMGISLREIIYEIGEGIPDDREFKAVQTGGPSGGCIPSKLLDLPVDYERLAEAGSIMGSGGMVVMDSDTCVVDIARYFLEFTNDESCGKCTSCRDGSQLMLDILSRITNGDGKPSDVDFLLELGEAVTDASQCGLGQTLANPVLSTIEYFRDEYDAHIEKAVCPAHVCKALVVYRIDADACTGCTLCARNCPSDAITGKVKEPHLIDSDKCTRCGFCYDVCKFNAIIVE, from the coding sequence ATGAGTGCCATGAATAAGATGAAACTGGATCAGCTGGCGCAGAATGGTATGGAATCGTTGTATCCGGAACAGATCAGAATCTCTGTCGGAATGGCGACATGCGGTCTGGCTACAGGGGCACAGGCGGTTTTTGATGAATTCGAGAAAATCCTGAAACAAACAGGCTTTAATGCTGTTCTTTCTAAGACCGGATGTCTTGGTTTCTGCCAGAGGGAACCGATCGTCGATCTCTTCATCCCTGGAATTCCCAGATTGACATATGTCGAAATGACGCCGGAAATAGTTACTGATTTCATGGATGCGCTAGAAGACGGGAACATTCCGAAGGATAATCTTCTTTGCAAGTACGATAAGGAACTTCTGCTCGATGATGTTTTCAGAGAATTTGATCTGATTGAGAAGCAGGATGAACTGTCAGGAGTACCTCTGTACGAAGATATCCCATTTTTCTCCAAACAGCAGAAGATCGCGCTTCGGAACTGCGGGATAATAGATCCGGGTTCTATAGAGGAGTACATCGCGAGGGGCGGATACAGAGCCCTTTTAAAAGTGCTTGGTGGAATGACATCCGAGGCTTTGATAGAGGAGGTCAAGAGTTCCGGTTTGCGGGGGAGAGGCGGCGGAGGTTTCCCAACCGGCTTGAAATGGGAGTATACACGTAAAACTGAAGCCCCGGATCGCTATATCGTCTGTAACGCGGATGAAGGAGACCCCGGAGCTTATATGGACAGATCGATTCTCGAAGGTGACCCCCATTCCATAATAGAAGGCATGATCATCGGCGGATACGCTATCGGGGCTTCCACAGGATTTATTTATTGCAGAACAGAATACCCCCTGGCTATTGAAAGACTCGTAGTAGCTTTGGATCAGGCACACGAGAACGGTCTGCTCGGGGAGAATATCTTCGATTCAGGGTTCTCATTCGATATCCAGATCCGCGAGGGCTCAGGAGCATTTGTCTGCGGGGAAGAGACTTCGCTCATGCATTCTATAGAAGGAGTATCTCCGGAACCTGGAAACCGCCCTCCATTTCCATCCGAATCCGGTCTCTGGGAAAATCCTACGAACATCAACAATGTCGAGACCTGGGCGAACATCCCCGCTATAGTGACCAAAGGAAGCGGCTGGTATTCCGGTATAGGCACTGAGAAATCAAAGGGTACCAAAGTATTTTCGCTTGTTGGGAAAGTAAGGAACAATGGTCTTGTAGAAGTGCCAATGGGAATATCGCTCAGAGAGATCATCTACGAGATTGGCGAAGGAATCCCCGATGACAGGGAGTTCAAAGCTGTCCAGACAGGCGGTCCCTCAGGTGGATGTATTCCGTCGAAGCTTCTTGATCTGCCTGTAGATTATGAGCGGCTTGCTGAAGCGGGTTCAATCATGGGATCCGGAGGCATGGTAGTTATGGATTCCGATACCTGTGTTGTGGATATAGCGCGGTATTTCCTTGAGTTCACAAATGATGAATCCTGCGGTAAATGCACTTCCTGCCGGGACGGCAGTCAGCTTATGCTTGATATACTCTCAAGGATCACAAACGGTGACGGCAAACCTTCGGATGTCGATTTCCTGCTTGAACTTGGAGAGGCTGTGACGGACGCCTCCCAGTGCGGGCTGGGTCAGACACTCGCGAACCCGGTGCTGTCCACCATAGAGTATTTCAGGGACGAGTACGATGCGCATATAGAAAAGGCCGTATGCCCCGCGCACGTGTGCAAAGCACTGGTTGTATACAGGATCGATGCTGATGCCTGCACAGGATGCACCCTCTGCGCGAGGAACTGCCCCTCAGACGCGATAACCGG